Proteins encoded together in one Rossellomorea sp. y25 window:
- a CDS encoding DUF819 family protein produces the protein MWWRFDTILIQEPMAIFSYLAALVGLVFILGESKNPFLQKFFHYAPPLIWTYFLPMLSTTFGIIPDQSSLYDFTSAYILPVGLLLLLLSANVPATLKLGPKAITMFLAGTLGVVIGGPIALAIFQPFLPEDAWTGVAALAGSWIGGSANMAAMIEATGTPKEILSPIIVVDTVVGYSWMGIMIALAGFQHKFDKWNKADNSIIRKVNEDMGEIQRKNARPIEVPYLAAIIGLGFGVAYVVRKFSETLPVTNVLSAGTWTIMIISAVGIIFSFTKIRTLENYGASKIGYAGIYLLLATIGAKADLAYVWDSPQYVAMGIVWLAIHVMIIFLVARLLRAPLFFVAVGSQGNIGGTSSAPVVASVFQPSLAPVGLLMGILGNVVGTYAAVACAWIAEWVSRTL, from the coding sequence ATGTGGTGGCGTTTTGACACTATCTTAATTCAAGAACCTATGGCAATCTTTTCTTACTTAGCTGCCTTAGTTGGTCTTGTATTCATTCTTGGAGAGTCGAAGAATCCTTTCCTACAGAAGTTCTTTCACTATGCTCCCCCATTAATCTGGACTTATTTCCTTCCGATGTTATCTACAACGTTTGGAATCATCCCGGATCAGTCATCTTTATATGACTTTACATCAGCTTACATATTGCCAGTGGGATTATTATTGCTGCTTCTTTCTGCGAATGTTCCCGCAACATTAAAGCTAGGTCCGAAAGCGATTACGATGTTCCTTGCAGGGACACTTGGTGTCGTGATCGGAGGACCCATCGCTTTAGCCATCTTCCAGCCGTTTCTTCCTGAGGACGCTTGGACTGGTGTAGCGGCTCTCGCTGGAAGCTGGATTGGCGGAAGTGCCAATATGGCAGCCATGATTGAAGCTACTGGTACACCTAAAGAAATTCTTTCGCCTATTATTGTCGTTGATACCGTTGTCGGATATAGTTGGATGGGAATCATGATCGCCCTTGCAGGATTTCAGCATAAATTCGATAAGTGGAACAAAGCGGATAACTCGATCATCCGTAAAGTGAATGAGGATATGGGGGAAATACAACGTAAAAATGCCCGTCCTATTGAAGTTCCTTATCTGGCTGCCATCATTGGTTTAGGATTCGGAGTCGCTTACGTTGTACGAAAGTTCTCGGAAACGTTACCGGTCACGAATGTACTCTCTGCCGGAACGTGGACGATTATGATCATTTCAGCGGTCGGGATCATCTTCTCCTTTACTAAAATTCGCACCCTGGAAAACTACGGGGCAAGTAAAATCGGATATGCAGGAATTTATCTATTGCTTGCAACAATTGGAGCAAAAGCCGACCTGGCATATGTATGGGATTCTCCTCAGTACGTCGCAATGGGAATTGTATGGTTAGCCATTCATGTGATGATTATTTTCTTAGTGGCACGCCTACTAAGAGCTCCTCTATTCTTCGTAGCTGTAGGTTCTCAAGGGAATATTGGCGGGACAAGCTCGGCACCTGTTGTAGCTTCTGTGTTCCAACCTTCACTTGCTCCTGTAGGACTGTTGATGGGGATACTGGGCAATGTAGTGGGAACTTACGCTGCCGTTGCCTGCGCCTGGATTGCCGAATGGGTAAGCAGGACACTTTAA
- a CDS encoding CBS domain-containing protein gives MQVRDIMSTNVEAASNQDSLQSVASKMSSKNVGSVPVVENGQVVGMVTDRDIATRGLTQGTQGNVSQVMSQHVVTISPDASAEEASALMSQHQVRRLPVVENGQLVGMLALGDLAVQQKSDQSAGSALSEISENHLR, from the coding sequence ATGCAAGTACGTGATATTATGTCGACAAATGTGGAAGCAGCTTCTAACCAGGATTCACTTCAGAGCGTCGCATCTAAAATGAGTTCTAAAAATGTTGGTTCCGTTCCCGTTGTTGAAAACGGGCAAGTTGTCGGTATGGTAACAGACCGTGATATTGCTACTCGTGGACTGACTCAAGGTACACAAGGAAATGTCTCTCAAGTTATGTCACAGCATGTTGTGACAATCTCTCCGGATGCCTCTGCTGAAGAAGCTTCAGCTTTAATGTCCCAGCACCAGGTTCGTCGATTACCTGTTGTGGAAAATGGGCAGCTTGTCGGGATGTTGGCTCTGGGAGATTTGGCAGTACAGCAGAAATCGGATCAAAGTGCAGGAAGTGCCCTTAGCGAAATCTCAGAAAATCACCTCCGCTAA
- the safA gene encoding SafA/ExsA family spore coat assembly protein encodes MKTKLALIIVALSIIISLFGLNETSAASAYTVKKGDTLWKISKKLRIGLSEIIKANPQLSNPDLIYPSQEIYIPGIKGSITIESQVIDLTNQERQKNGLSVLQLDWQLSRVARYKSRNMRDIGYFSHRSPTYGSPFDMMKSFNVSYIKAAENIAAGQTSPRQVVREWMESPPHRKNILTGSYTHIGVGYAEGGTYGTYWTQMFIEK; translated from the coding sequence ATGAAAACTAAACTCGCTCTTATCATTGTTGCACTATCCATTATCATTAGTCTATTTGGTCTAAATGAAACCTCTGCAGCAAGTGCCTATACAGTCAAGAAAGGAGATACTCTTTGGAAAATTTCAAAAAAGTTGCGGATTGGACTGTCTGAAATCATAAAAGCTAATCCTCAATTGTCGAATCCAGATTTAATTTATCCAAGTCAAGAAATCTACATCCCGGGGATTAAAGGTTCAATAACGATTGAAAGCCAGGTCATTGACCTGACGAATCAAGAAAGACAAAAGAATGGACTTTCTGTTCTTCAGCTTGATTGGCAGCTTTCAAGGGTGGCCCGTTACAAGTCTCGAAATATGAGGGACATTGGATACTTCTCTCACAGAAGCCCGACATACGGATCTCCTTTTGATATGATGAAGAGCTTTAATGTCAGCTACATCAAAGCTGCAGAAAATATTGCAGCCGGTCAAACGAGTCCCCGGCAGGTTGTGAGGGAATGGATGGAGAGTCCTCCACACAGAAAGAATATCCTGACGGGATCCTACACTCATATTGGCGTGGGATATGCGGAAGGTGGAACGTACGGTACGTATTGGACTCAAATGTTCATTGAAAAGTAG
- a CDS encoding Lmo0850 family protein: protein MVKENDRFKKVITKLSNVGVNISKTKSRREILHSLKQYQPLPKTLTQDS from the coding sequence GTGGTAAAGGAGAACGATCGCTTTAAAAAAGTGATAACGAAATTGTCAAACGTGGGCGTAAATATTTCAAAAACGAAATCAAGACGGGAAATTCTTCATTCACTAAAGCAGTATCAGCCATTACCTAAGACGTTAACCCAAGACTCTTAA
- a CDS encoding diacylglycerol kinase family protein translates to MTVFSDILLVCNGKAGQGTLEVLLKDAVPPLLDICTNLIIHKTKEKGDAERICKETGNQYELVVIMGGDGTIHEAINGLSALEKRPLVGIIPGGTCNDFARSLHIPMNIGQAVRLITERPLEKDIDIVKADDRYFSNFWGTGLVSQTSDNIDVGSKSVLGKLSYYISAFQSIQESPILDVKVTTENDVIEEEVVMLLVANGRSIGSNPLPTSIDMEDGLMDIYVVKKSGFPLLKEFLVIKSTGNISEQYDDIMHIQAREAHIELGQNEKLDMDGELYEGTGQSLRVLTKHLRFVVGSSE, encoded by the coding sequence ATGACGGTGTTTTCGGATATATTGCTGGTCTGTAATGGGAAGGCAGGTCAAGGAACGCTGGAAGTTCTGTTAAAAGATGCTGTGCCTCCCTTATTAGACATCTGCACGAACTTAATTATTCATAAAACGAAAGAGAAAGGCGATGCTGAAAGAATTTGTAAGGAGACAGGTAATCAATATGAGCTGGTTGTCATTATGGGTGGTGATGGAACGATTCATGAGGCCATCAACGGATTGTCAGCCTTAGAAAAACGGCCATTGGTAGGGATTATCCCTGGAGGGACGTGTAATGACTTTGCCCGTTCGTTGCATATTCCCATGAACATTGGACAAGCTGTCCGCCTTATAACTGAACGGCCTCTTGAAAAGGATATCGATATCGTCAAGGCAGACGATCGGTATTTCAGCAATTTCTGGGGAACGGGGCTGGTCTCTCAGACGAGCGATAATATAGATGTAGGATCTAAGAGTGTCCTCGGTAAACTAAGCTATTATATAAGTGCGTTTCAATCCATCCAGGAATCGCCGATCTTAGATGTGAAGGTCACAACGGAAAATGACGTAATTGAAGAGGAAGTGGTGATGCTATTGGTTGCAAATGGCCGTTCCATTGGCTCTAATCCACTGCCCACCTCCATTGATATGGAAGATGGACTGATGGATATTTACGTCGTCAAAAAAAGCGGTTTCCCATTATTAAAGGAATTTTTGGTTATCAAAAGTACAGGCAATATCAGCGAGCAATATGATGATATTATGCATATCCAAGCAAGAGAAGCCCATATAGAACTAGGTCAGAATGAGAAGCTTGATATGGATGGAGAATTATATGAAGGAACCGGGCAGTCCCTTCGAGTATTAACTAAGCATTTGCGATTTGTCGTTGGCAGCTCAGAATAA